The genomic window ATCGGCGTCCTTGATGTGCTCCGGCCGGATGCCGACGATGAGCAGGTCCTGATCGGTGAGTCGTTCCTTGGCCATCGCCGGCAACGGCGCGGTGCAGAAGGGCAGCACGAGCTCGTCGCCGCGCACCTCCGCCGGCATGAAGTTCATCGGCGGCGTGCCGATGAAGCCGGCGACGAAGAGGTTGAGCGGCTGGTCGTAGAGCTCGCGAGGACTCGCGACCTGCTGCAGCACGCCCTTCTTCAGCACCGAGACCCGATCACCCAGGGTCAGCGCCTCCGTCTGGTCGTGGGTGACGTAGATCGTCGTCGTCCCCAGTCGTCGCTGCATCCGGGCGATCTCAGTGCGCATCTGGCCGCGCAGCTTCGCATCGAGGTTGGACAGCGGCTCGTCGAAGAGGAAGGCGTCCGCGTCGCGCACGATCGCGCGCCCCATCGCCACGCGCTGGCGCTGGCCACCGGAGAGGTTGCTCGGCTTGCGCTGAAGGTGCTCGTCGAGCTCGAGCAGGGCGCTGGCGTTGTTGACCTTCTCCTTGATCTCGCTCTCGGGGTGCTTGCCCTTGGCCAGGCGAAGGGGGAAGGCGATGTTCTCGAAGACGGTCAGGTGTGGGTACAACGCATAGTTCTGGAAGACCATCGACAGGTTGCGGTCCTTCGGCGAGAGGTCGTTGACCCGCTTGCCGTCGATGTGCAGGTCACCGCTGGTGATGTCCTCGAGCCCCACGACCATCCGCAGCAGGGTCGACTTCCCGGAGCCGGACGGTCCGACGAAGATCATGAACTCGCCGTCCTTGATGTCCAGGCTCACGTCGTTGATCGCGGGGAAGCCGTCGCCGTACTTCTTCACGAGGTTGTTCAAGGTGATCTCAGCCATGGGGTTCTCCTGTTTCGAAAAGGCGGGGGTCAGCCCTTGACGGCGCCCGAGGTCAGGCCGGCGACGATGCGGCGCTGGAAGACCAGGACGAGGATGACGACGGGGATGGTCACGACGACCGCGGCCGCCATGATCGCGCCCGTCGGCTGCTCGAACTGACTCGCCCCGGTGAAGAAGGCGAGCGCGGCAGGGACGGTGCGCGCCCGGTCCGAGGTGAGCGAGATCGCGAAGACGAAGTCGTTCCACGCGATGAAGAAGGTGATGATCGCCGTGGTGAAGACCCCCGGGGCGGCCAGCGGGATGATGACCTTGCGGAAGGCCTGCCAACTCGACGCGCCATCGACCTGTGCGGCCTGCTCCATCTCCCACGGGATCTGCTGGAAGAAGGCCGACATCGTCCAGATGGACAGCGGAAGGGTCAGCGCGAGATACGGGATGACCAGGCCCGGGATCGTGTCGAAGAGCCCGGTCTTGCTCCAGATCTCGAACAACGGCGTGACCATGGCGACCACCGGGAAGAAGCTGACCGCGAGCGCGGTCACCAGGATCATCTTCTTGCCCTTGAACTCCAGCCGGGAGATCGCATAGGCGCAGAACATCGCGAGGACGACCGAGATGAGGGTCGCGAGCAGGCAGACGATGAGCGAGTTGCGCAACGCCGGCATGAACAGGTCGCTCGCGCCGCCGCTGAAGATCAGCTTGTAGTTCTCCAGCGTCGGGTCCTTGGGCCAGAAGTTGCCCAGGACGCTCGCGTCAGGGTCAGCGAGCATATCGGCGCTCTTCAGCGACAGCGAGAGCATCCACAGCAGCGGGACCGCGGTCCAGAGCATGATCGGGATGGCCAGAACGCTCCAGATGCCGGTTCCCTTGGCCGACTGCTTCATGTCAGCCCCTCCCTTCCGCGAGGTCGACCTTGAAGGCCTTGACGAAGACCGCCGCGATGACCAGCACGCAGAGGAAGAGAATCACCGACAGGGCCGATCCCAACCCGATCTCCGTGCGGTCGATCGTCTGGCGGTAGATGAGCATCGACAGCGAGCTCGTGTCGTTGGCTCCACCGGTCATGATGAAGATGTTGTCGAAGATGCGGAACGCGTCGAGGGTGCGGAAGAGCAGCGCGACCATGACGGCCGCCTTCATGCTCGGCAGGATGACCTTGATCAGGGTCTGCAACCACGATGCTCCGTCGACCTTGGCCGCTTCCTCCATCGAGGTGTCGACCTGCGCCAGGCCCGCCAGGAGGAGCAGCGACATGAAGGGCGTCGTCTTCCAGATCTCCGAGAGGGAGATGACGAAGAGCGATGACCAGAAACCACCGAACCAGTTGTAGCTCGCGTCGATCCCCGGCATCCACTGGATCCATTGGTTGACGAAGCCGGTTCCGGTGCTGAAGGCGTACAGCCAGGTGAAGCCGGAGACCACCGTGATGATCGAGTACGGGATGAGCACCAGCGTGCGCAGGGTGCGCCGCGGCATGACGATGCGGTGCATCGTCAGGGCGATGATGAATCCCAGCACGAGCTCGACCACGACCGTGATCACCGTGACGAGGATGGTCATCCACATCGCCGACCAGAAGACCTGGTCGGTGAGGGAGACGAGGTAGTTGTTCAGGCCGACGAAGTGACGGTTGTCCGGGTCGGTGAGCCGGTAGGCGAAGAAGCTGTTCCAGACGGCCTGGAGGATCGGGTACCCGGTGACCAGCACCATCACGACGAAGGCCGGCATCGCCAGCTTCCAGCCCAGACGCTGCTCGCTGCGGGAGCGGTCGGACAGGCGAGCCTTCGCCCCCTTCGCCCGCTCCTGGGTGGGTGTCGAGGCACTCACAGCAACGCATCTCCCTTCAGCACGGCCTGCAGGAGCGATTCGGCCCGCTGCGGCGTTGTGTCGGGGTCGACCGACCCGGGTGGGCTGTAGACACGCTGGATCCCCGAGGAGACGTCACCGTAGTACTGGGTGAGCGGACGTGGGCCCGAGTCGGCCAGCGAGTTGCGGATCTGGTCGGCCATCGGGAACTGCTCGCGGATCTCCGAGTCGTCGTACACCTCGGTCCGGGCCGCTGGGTTGCCGGTGCCGAGCATGTAGGTCTTCTGACTCTCCGCCGAGGTGAGGCACGCGACCGCGTCCCACGCGGCGTCCTTGTCGTCCGAGGCGGCGTTGACGCCCATCTCGATGCCGCCGAGCGGGGGCTTGGACTCCTCGCCCTGAACCGTCTGCGGGTAGCGGGTCCAGGCCAAGTCGTCGATCCAGTCGACCTCGGCACCCTTCAGCGCGGCGTAGACGTAGGGCCAGTTGAGCATGAAGCCGGCCTGCTCGTTCTGGAACATGTCCAGCGAGGTCGTCTCGTCGGTGGAGCCGAGCGCCGGGCCCCCGACCTTGGCATCCGCCAGCTTCTGGATGACGGCGGCCGCCTCCTTGCCACCCTCCGTGTCGAGCCCGAACTCCAACTCCTCCCCCGGGGCTCCGGGGTTCTGCACGATGTGCTCGCCGGCCCCCTCGACCAAGGCGTTGATCCAGACCATGTAGCCCTCGTAGCGAGAGGCCTGCACGCCGATCTGCGAGTCGGTCTTCTTGGCGGCCTCGATCAGCTGGTCCCAGGTGACCGGCTTGCTCATGTCCAGCCCGGCCTCCTTGGCGACGGACTTGCGGTACCAGAGCAACTGCGTGTTCGCCCAGAAGGGCGCCGCGTACATCGTGTCCTTCCAGTTCGCGTTGGTGACCGCCGGGGGGACCACGCCCTCGGTGAACTCAGACTTCAAGTCCGTCGGCACCTCGGCCAGGAACCCGGCCTCGGCGAACTCCGCGACGAAGACGGGGTCGATCGACATGATGTCGACGCCCTCGTCGCTCGAGGCGAGCCGGCGCAACAGCTGCTGGCGCTGGTCGCTGGCGCTGTTGGGAAGCTGCTGGAAGTCGATCGTGTAGGCACCGTCGGCCTTGTCGGTGCATTCCTTGGCCAGCTGGACCTGCCCACCGCCCTCGGGGTCGGAACCGCCACCGTCGGGGTTGATCCACCAGGTCACCTGCGTGTTGCCGCTGGCGCTGCTGCCCCCGCCGCAGGCCGAGACCCCGAGTGCCACAGCGGTGGCGACGGCGGCCGCGAAGGCGACCCGGCGTCCTCGTCGTGTCTCCACGTCGCTCCCTTCGTCCGCGGACGCGACGAGTCGCTGAACGTCGCCTCCCACAAGACTGTCTACACCGCCGGAGTGGTCCATGACACACCAACAGCCTCACGATTTCGTGTCGGGACGATTCCGTGACGGGCTCCGCACGACGTCAGGGCGAGTTCTGGGTGACGAAGCGCTCACGAACGCCCCGGCGACGGTCATCGGGTCGGGACTACTGTGCAAGGACAACGTCGAAAGGAATCTGATGCCCGCAACCGCCTCCGCACCTGAGGACTTCGCCGACCTGCTGTCGGCCAACCAGACCTTCTCCGAGCACTTCGAGCTCAGCGGCTTCGATGGCATCGCGCACGCCGGTGTCGCCATCGTCACGTGCATGGACAGCCGGATCGACCCGCTGGGCATGCTCGGCCTCAAGCCCGGGGACGCCAAGATCTTCCGCAATCCCGGTGGACGCGTCACCTCCGCCGCGCTCGAGGCCCTCGTCCTGGGCGTCCACCTGCTGAAGGTCGAGCGGATCCTCATCATCCCGCACACCCGGTGCGCCATGGGCAGCGCCACCGAGGACGAGTTCCGGGCCAAGGTCGGCGCCTCCGCCGGCCAGGACGCCTCGTGGCAGGGATTCCACGTCGTGCACGACCAGGTCGACGCGCTGCGTCAGGATGTCGCCGGGGTCCGGACCCACCCGCTCATCGGCGAGCGCGCGAAGGTCGGGGGCTTCGTCTACGACGTCGACACCGGCCTGCTCAACCAGAAGTTCTGAGCCACCGACCCTCGTGATGGGGGTCACACGACCCCTGCCACCATGGGTCCATGACCACAGTCACGACCCCCACCCCGACATCCGACGGCATCGCCGAGCCGTGGGCGAGCGAGCAGACGATCACCTGCCGCGACGAGCGCACCGGCCTGCGGGCGATCATCGCCATCGACGACACGACGCTGGGCCCCGGCTTCGGTGGAGTGCGCTACCGCGCCTACCCCTCCACCACCGCCGCTGCGCGGGAGGCACAGCGCCTCGCGGCCGCGATGACTCTCAAGCACGCTCTGGCCGAGCTGCCCTACGGCGGCGGGAAGTCGGTCGTCATGCTCGACGGCGAGGCTCCCGCCCCCGGGTCGCCGCAGCGCCGCGCCCTCTTCGCCCGCTTCGGCGAGATGATCGCCCGTACAGCGGGGACGTACATCCCGGGCGTCGACATGGGCACCCTCCTGGAGGACATGCAGGCCATCCGCGACGAGGGTGGTGCCCGCGCCTTCTGCGACGAGGTCAGCCCCTCCCCCTTCACCGCCCGGGGCGTCCACGCCGCCATGCGGGCTGCAGCCGTCCACCACCACGGCGAAGGGGGTCTGGCCGGGGCGCAGGTCGTCGTCCAGGGCGTCGGCAGCGTCGGCGCCGAGGTCGCGCGCCTGGCCCACGCGGACGGGGCCCGGGTGACCGTCGCCGACGTCGACACCGCCCGCGCAGAGGCGCTGGCCGACGAGCTGGGCGGCGCCGCGATCGACCCGGAGCAGGCCCCGTTCCACCCCGCCGACGTCTTCTCACCGTGTGCCGTCGCCCGCGTGGTCACCCGCGACAACGTCGCCCGCATCCCCGCCAGGATCATCGCCGGAGCAGCCAACGACACCCTCGACGAGCCGGGATGTGCGCAGGCCCTGCGCGAGGCCGGCGTCACCTTCGTCCCCGACTTCGTCGCCAACGCCGGCGGGGTCGTCCAGGTCCACGGCGGCGTCTCCGGCTGGAGCGAGGGAGAGACCCTGGCTGCGGTCGACCGGATCGGCGAGCGCGTCGGCGAGCTCCTCGCCACGGCGCAGACGCAGGAGATCACGCCGCTGGCCGCGGCCCTCCAACGGGCATCCGCTGCCCTGGGTCGGCAGGTCGTCGCATGAGCGCCGCAGACGCGGTCCGTCGCTACTACGAGCGCGTCGACGCCGGAGACGTCGATGGGGTGCTCGACTGCTTCACCGACGACGCGGTCTACCACCGGCCCGGCTACGCCCCGATGGTCGGGCGTGACTCACTCGCCGCCTTCTACGGGGGCGAGCGCGTCATCGCCGATGGTCAGCACATCCTGGATGCCCTGCTCGTCGACGGCGACCAGGTCGCGGTCCGGGGCCGCTTCGAGGGCACGCTCAAGGACGGCAGTGCGGCGCGCGTCGGCTTCTGCGACTTCTTCGTCCTCGACGAGCACGACCGAGCACTCACCCGGCACTCCTACTTCGACGTCCCGGCAGTCTGATCCGGCGGGCCACCGCCGGCGGACGCGGCCCCGCCGGTCCCGTCACAGGGCCAGGCGCTCCCGGACGACGAGGGACAGACGATCGGCCGTGGTCCGGGCGCGCTCCTCGGTCGCTGCCTCGACCATGACCCGCACGACCGGCTCGGTGCCGGACTTGCGCAGCAGGACCCGCCCTTCCTCACCGAGGGAGGAGGTCTCGTCGGCGACGGCCGACCGCACACCCGCGTCACCGTCGACGCGGTCCTTGTCGACGTCCTTGACGTTGATCAGGACCTGTGGCATCCGGGTCATCGCGGCCGCGAGTTGCCTCAGCGACTGACCGGTCTCGGCGACCCTCGCCGCGAGCATCAGACCGGTCAGGACACCGTCGCCCGTGGTCGCGTGCTCGAGCATGATGACGTGGCCGGACTGCTCCCCACCGAGGGAGTAGCCGCCCCGACGCATCTCCTCGAGGACGTAGCGGTCGCCCACCCCGGCCTGCTTGACGTCGATGCCGGCGGCCTCCATGGCGCGGATGAGTCCGAGATTGCTCATGACGGTCGCAACGAGGGTGTCCCCGGCGAGCTCGCCCTGCTCCTTCAGCGCGAGCGCGAGGATCGCCATGATCTGGTCCCCGTCGATCGGCTCGCCGCTCGCATCGACGGCGAGGCACCGGTCCGCGTCGCCGTCGTGGGCGATGCCCAGGTGGGCTCCGTGCTCCACGACGGCGGCCTGCAACTCCTCGAGGTGGGTCGAGCCGCAGCCGTCGTTGATGTTCAACCCGTCGGGACGGGAACCGATGGCGTGCACCTGCGCACCAGCCAGGCGGAAGACCTCCGGCGAGACCTCGCTGGCGGCGCCGTGAGCGGCGTCGATGACGACCGTGAGGCCCTTCAGGTCCGGCTCGACGGCGTCGAGAAGGTGGCGCACGTACCGGGCCCCGGCGTCCTCCATGAAGGTCACCCGACCCACGTCGATGCCGGTCGGGTGGTCCGGCTCCTCGTCCATGGCCCTCTGGATGTCGTCCTCGACAGCGTCGGGGAGCTTGTGTCCGCCGACTGCGAAGAACTTGATGCCGTTGTCCGGCATGGCGTTGTGGGAAGCGGAGAGCATGACCCCGAAGTCGGCGTGGATCTCGGCGGTGAGGAAGGCCAGCGCGGGAGTCGGCACGACGCCGGCATCGAAGACGTCGATGCCGCTGCTGGCCAGACCGGCCACGACCGCCGCGGAGAGGAACTCCCCCGAGGCCCGCGGGTCCCGTCCGACGACGGCGACGGGGCGCCTGCCTTCCGTACCCTCGGGGTCCCGCAGGACACGCGCGGCCGCCTGGGCGAGTCGGAGGGCGAAGTCCGCGGTGATGATCTCGCCGTTGGCGAGTCCGCGCACACCGTCGGTGCCGAAGAGTCGGGGCATGGTCGGGCTACCTTCCGTGGGAAAAAGATCCTGGATCAGGGTCTGCGGGCAGGCTCGTCACGATACCCGGCCGGCGGGCCGGACCGCGGTAGGTCGAACCGGACCAGGCCCAGGAACGGCCGTCACCCCAGGGCCGGGTCGTGGCGTGCGGGCCGGGCAGTGGCGTGAGGGCCGGGTTGTGGCGTGGTCATGCTCAGGTTTCCCGGCCATACCCGCACTTCCCGGTCGTGTCGGGGTGTGCGTGTCCTCACGTGACCACCGTCGGCAGACGAGCACGACGAAGGGCGGCCCCCACCAGGTGGGAACCGCCCTTCGCGTGCAGAGCTGCAGATCAGCGCTTGCTGTACTGCGGCGCCTTGCGGGCCTTCTTCAGACCGGCCTTCTTGCGCTCCGGGACGCGCGCGTCCCGGGTGAGGTAGCCGGCCTTCTTCAGGGTCGCGCGGTTCAGCTCGGGGTCGACCCCGTTGAGCGAGCGGGCGACGCCGAGACGGACGGCACCGGCCTGGCCGGAGGGGCCACCGCCGTGGACGCGCACGAGCACGTCGTAGGCGCCGTCGAGCTCGAGCGCGGTCAGCGGCTCGTTGACGATCTGCTGGTGGACCTTGTTCGGGAAGTACTCCTCGAGCGAACGCCCGTTGACCTTCCACTCGCCGGTGCCCGGAACGATCCGAACGCGGGCGATGGCCTGCTTGCGGCGGCCGGTCCCGGCGCCGGGTGCGGACGCGGTCGGGCGGGCCACGGGCTCGCCGGCGGCGACCGGACCGTCGGACTCGGAGGTGTAGGAGCTCAGCTCGGGCTCGTCGCCCTCGAGGACCTCGGTTGGGTTGTCGGTGGTGTCAGCCACGATAAATGCCTCTGATTCCTTCTCGGCAGCGCTTACTGCGCGACCTGCGAGATCGTGTAGGGGGTCGGCTGCTGGGCGGCGTGCGGGTGCTCGGCACCGGCGTACACCTTGAGCTTGCCCAGCTGCTCACGGCCGAGGCTGTTGCGCGGGAGCATGCCGCGGACGGCCTTCTCGACCGCGCGGGTCGGGTGCTTCTCGAGCAGCTCGGTGTAGTTCATCGAGGACAGACCGCCCGGGTGGCCCGAGTGGCGGTAGGCGCGCTTCTGCTCGGCCTTCGCGCCGGTCAGCGCGATCTTGTCCGCGTTGATGATGATGACGAAGTCGCCCATGTCCATGTGCGGGGCAAAGGTCGGCTTGTGCTTGCCGCGCAGCAGCGTGGCGGTCTGGCTCGCGAGGCGGCCGAGCACGACGTCGGTGGCGTCGATGATGTGCCACTGACGGGTGATCTCACCACCCTTGGGGGTGTACGTGCGCATGAGTGATGCCTTCTGCTCTCGTTGGTGCTCCGGCCCCCGTCGTCGGACGAAGGGGGTGACACCGCCGGCCACGTGGTGGCGGGGCGTCGCTGCACACCATTCTACGGACCGGTGAAGTCTCCGAAGAAATCGGGCAAGGAGCGACGAAACCCTTGATTTCATGGGCTTGTCGACGCGGTCAGCACTGGCCCGACGACGCCACCCACGGCGTTTGCACAATACTTGTGCAATCATCGGGGCCATGGCTGATCGCGATGGACCGGGCACCCGGGTCACCTCGACGCCGGCCGCGTGGCGGCTGCTGGCCCACCCCCTTCGCTCCCGGATCCTCGCCCACCTGCGCCTGCACGGTGGGGCGACCGCCGCCGACCTCGCCCGCTCCCTGGGCAGCAACACCGGCGCGACGAGCTACCACTCCCGGGTGCTGGCGGACGCAGGCCTGCTCGTCGACACCGGTCTGGGCGACGGCCGCTCGCGCGTGTGGGCCGCGGCGGCGGACGAGGAGGACGTCGACACCTCGGTCGCGGTGAGCTCGATCTCCGATGCCGACGAGCTCGCCGATGCCCTGTGGCTCGCCCACGACCACGTCGACCACCACGCCCACCGGCTCCACGGATGGATCGACGCGCAGGTCTCGTGGCCGATGGTCTGGCAGGAGGAGTGCGGCCTGGACGAGCGCGAGGTGCTCGTCGACGAGACCCAGCTGGCGGCCCTGCGCGCGGAGCTCGGCGCGGTGCTGGACCGCTACCGGCGGCGCGGCGCCGGCACACCCGGCGCGCGGCGGGTCACGGCGGTGGTCGGCCTGACCCCGCTCCCCCGCCGGGCCCGACCGCCCGGGAACTAGGCTGACCACCGTGAGTCCCCGACGCGAACGCCGTGAGCTCCCCCTGGCCCTGGGCATCGTCGTCCGGCTCCTCATCGCCTTCGCGGTCCTTGCCGTCGTCACCCACACCCTGGCGCGCCCCTTCGTCATCCCGTCCGGGTCGATGGAACCGACGGTCATGACCGGCGACCGGGTGGTGGCCCAGATCGTCGGGGTCGACGGCGACGACCTGGAGCGCGGTGAGGTCATCGCCTTCGCCCACGGGCAGACGTGGCAGGCAGAGCGCATCCACGAGCCGGACGCGCTCAAGGATGCCGTGCGCACCGTCGGCGACGTCCTCGGCATCGGGCCGAGCCACCACGCGCACACCGTCAAGCGGATCATCGGCCTGCCCGGCGAGAGAGTCTCCTGCTGCGACGAGCAGGGCCGGCTGCTCGTGGACGGCCAGCCCCTGGACGAACCGTACGTCGAGCACGAGATCCCCTTCGTGCAGGGCGAGCGGGACTGCACCGACGACGGGCCGCTCTCGGCCCGCTGCCTGCCCGAGATCACCGTCCCCGAGGGCTCCTACCTCGTCATGGGCGACAACCGGTCCAACAGCGCGGACTCCGTCGCCGCGTGCCGCGGGCGCACCGGTGAGCAGGAGTGCACCGCCCGCTTCGTGCGCGGGGACCAGGTGGTCGGCACGCTGTGGACGCGGTGGTGGCCGTTGCCTCCGGGCGACGCGCTGCGCGACTGAGCGCTCACTCCTCCCGGCGCGCCCTCGTCCGGCTCGCGCGCTCGGCGAGTTGCTCCGCCGCCGGGTAGGTCACCTCGACGAGCGTGAGCCCGTGGGCGGGCATGACCTTCACCCGTGGGTCGCGCACGCCGTCGGTGAGCACCTGCTCGGGCCACTGCGGCCCCCGGTCCCCTGCGCCGACCGGCACGAGAGCGCCGATGAGCGCCCGCACCATCGAGTGACAGAAGGCGTCGGCGAGGATGCTCGCCTCCAGCAGACCGTCCTCGCGACGCTGCCAGTCGTAGCGGACCAGCGTGCGGGTGGTCGTCGCGCCCTCGCGCTTCTTGCAGAACGCCGCGAAGTTGCGCAGACCGAGCAGGCGGGCCGTGGCGGCATTCATCGCGTCGACGTCCAGCGGCGTGCGCAGGGCGACCACCTCACGTCGGCGAAGGGGGTCCAGCCGCGCCGGGTCGTCGGCCAGGACGTATCGGTAGCGCCGGCTCGTCGCGGAGAAACGCGCGTCGAAGCCCTCGGGCGCCTCGGCGATGGAGCGCACGACGACGTCGTCGGGCAGGACGCCGCGCAGCCGGGTGAGCAGGGTGGCCAGCATCGGCCGGTCGGAGTTGCCACGCACCCGCGCCAGATCGCCCGGGTCCACGTCGAGGTGGACAACCTGCCCCAGGGCGTGCACCCCCGCGTCCGTGCGGCCGGCGACGGTGACCTTGATCGGTTCGGGCAGGCGCAGGATCCGCGTGATGGCACCGGTCAGCTCACCCTCGACCGTGCGCAGTCCCGGCTGCGCCGCCCAGCCGTGGAAGTCGCTGCCGTCGTAGGCGAGATCGAGTCGCAGCCGCATGGGGATCAGCGTAGGCGAGGCCGGGTTGCCCCAGGACGGCCGGGAAGACCGACGCCGGCCAGGACGTGGTGCGGTCATTCGACGGCAAGCCGGTCACCACGCGGCTTTCCGGTCATGACGAAGGGCGGTGCTCACCTCGTCGGTGAGCACCGCCCTTCGTCGTGCGCGGGTGAGGTCCCGTCAGGCCTTGTCCTCGGACTCCGCCTCGGTGGGCTCCTCCGCCGGGTCCTCGGCGGGAGCCGGCGCGCTCTCCTCGGCCGGAGCCTCGGCAGCGGCCTCATCCTTGGCGGAGCGCTTGGTGGCGCCCTCCGCCTCGGCGACGACGGCACGCTTCGGCTTGGCGTTGACCGGCTCGCGGACGAGCTCGATGACGCACATCGGAGCGTTGTCGCCCTTGCGCGGGGCGATCTTGGTGATGCGGGTGTATCCGCCGGGCCGGTCGGCCACGTCGGGCGCGATCTCGACGAAGAGGCGGTGGACGACGCCCTTGTCCTTGACGACGGTCATCACCTTGCGGCGCGCGGCGAGGTCGCCACGCTTGGCGAAGGTGACCAAGCGCTCGGCGAGCGGACGCAGCCGCTTGGCCTTCGCCTGGGTCGTCGTGATCTGGTCGAACTCGAAGAGCGACGTGGCCAGGTTCGCCAGGATGAGGCGCTCGTGGGCCGGGCCGCCCCCGATACGGGGACCCTTGGTCGGGGTGGGCATGGTGTTCTCCTTGGAGGTCTGACCTCACCGCGTACGGCGGTCAGGTCACGAATAACGGTGGGTCAGAGCTGCTCGTCCTCGGCGAACGAGGCGTCCTCGTCACCGGACTCGTCGTACTCGTCGTTGTAGCCGGGGACGGCGGTCGGGTCGAACCCGGGAGGGCTGTCCTTGAGGGTCAGCGCCATCTCGTGCAGCTTCGCCTTGACCTCGTCGATCGACTTCGCACCGAAGTTGCGGATGTCGAGCAGGTCCGCCTCGCTGCGCCCGACGAGCTCACCCACCGTGTGGATGCCCTCGCGCTTGAGGCAGTTGTAGGAGCGGACGGTCAGGTCCAGGTCCTCGATCGGCAGCGCCATGTCTGCGGCGATCGCGGCGTCGGTCGGCGACGGACCCATGTCGATGCCCTCGGCCTCGACGTTGAGCTCACGGGCCAGGCCGAAGAGCTCGACGAGGGTCTTGCCGGCGGAGGCCAGCGCATCCCGGGGTGCCATCGAGTGCTTCGTCTCGACGTCCACGACCAGCTTGTCGAAGTCGGTGCGCTGCTCGACACGGGTCGCCTCGACCTTGTAGGTCACGGCGAGCACCGGCGAGTAGATGGAGTCGACCGGGATGCGACCGATCTCCTGGTCACCGGACTTGTTCTGCTGGGCGGAGACGTACCCGCGACCGCGCTCGACGGTCAGCTCCATCTCGAAGGAGCCCTTGTCGTTGAGCGTGGCGATGTGCAGGTCCGGGTTGTGGACCTCGACACCGGCCGGCGGGTTGATGTCGGCAGCGGTGACCGCGCCGGCGCCCGACTTGCGCAGGTACATCACGACCGGCTCGTCGTTCTCGCTGGAGACGACGAGGGACTTGATGTTGAGGATGACCTCCGTGACGTCCTCCTTGACCCCGGGGATCGTGGAGAACTCGTGGAGCACGCCGTCGATCCGGATCGAGGTCAGCGAGGCACCCGGGATGCTCGAGAGCAGGGTGCGACGCAGGGAGTTGCCGATGGTGTAGCCGAAGCCGGGCTCGAGGGGCTCGATGACGAACCGCGAACGGTTGTCGGCGAGGACCTCTTCGCTGAGGTTCGGGCGCTGTGCGATGAGCACGGTGTTCTTCCTTCCCACGGGCGACCGCTATATGACGCCTCGTGAAAGCGCCGGTCATGATCCGGCAGCACGTCGCGCATCTGTCCACGCGACGTGCTCTCCCCGCCATCCCGCGTGGCCACGATGAAGACGTGGCCACGCGGGCATTCAGGGGGGCGTCCGGGGGGACGCAGTCCCCCTGGACGATTTAGTTCTTGGAGTAGAGCTCGACGATCAGCTGCTCGGTGAGCGGGATGTCGATCTGCTCGCGGGTCGGCTTCTGGTGCACGAGCACCTTGAGGCTGCCCGGGACGACGTGCAGCCACGCCGGGACGGGGCGCTCACCGAAGGTCTCGCGTGCGAGCTGGATCGGGAAGGCCTCGACCGACTGCGCGCGGACCGTGATGATGTCGTACTGCTCGACACGCTGGCTGGGCACGTTGGTGCGCTTGCCGTTGACCTCGAAGTGGCCGTGCGTGACCAGCTGACGGGCCTGACGACGCGTGCGGGCGAGTCCGGCGCGGTAGATGACATTGTCCAGACGGGTCTCGAGGATCTGCAGCAGGTTGTGACCGGTCTGTCCGGGGCGGTTGGCCGCCTCCTTGTAGTACCGGAGGAACTGCTTCTCCATGACGCCGTAGGTGAAGCGTGCCTTCTGCTTCTCCTGC from Janibacter cremeus includes these protein-coding regions:
- a CDS encoding ABC transporter ATP-binding protein, which codes for MAEITLNNLVKKYGDGFPAINDVSLDIKDGEFMIFVGPSGSGKSTLLRMVVGLEDITSGDLHIDGKRVNDLSPKDRNLSMVFQNYALYPHLTVFENIAFPLRLAKGKHPESEIKEKVNNASALLELDEHLQRKPSNLSGGQRQRVAMGRAIVRDADAFLFDEPLSNLDAKLRGQMRTEIARMQRRLGTTTIYVTHDQTEALTLGDRVSVLKKGVLQQVASPRELYDQPLNLFVAGFIGTPPMNFMPAEVRGDELVLPFCTAPLPAMAKERLTDQDLLIVGIRPEHIKDADLGDATADGVRFDAVIDQTEWLGNEQYAYVPFDVEGNVKAKLDELDKDLDGEGMRTQMVVNLDPRSRVREGDVGHFVFNPSLMHVFDPESGDCLTRDDEAAAEIARQSEEDRQRALRRAREREAEATA
- a CDS encoding carbohydrate ABC transporter permease, which translates into the protein MKQSAKGTGIWSVLAIPIMLWTAVPLLWMLSLSLKSADMLADPDASVLGNFWPKDPTLENYKLIFSGGASDLFMPALRNSLIVCLLATLISVVLAMFCAYAISRLEFKGKKMILVTALAVSFFPVVAMVTPLFEIWSKTGLFDTIPGLVIPYLALTLPLSIWTMSAFFQQIPWEMEQAAQVDGASSWQAFRKVIIPLAAPGVFTTAIITFFIAWNDFVFAISLTSDRARTVPAALAFFTGASQFEQPTGAIMAAAVVVTIPVVILVLVFQRRIVAGLTSGAVKG
- a CDS encoding carbohydrate ABC transporter permease → MSASTPTQERAKGAKARLSDRSRSEQRLGWKLAMPAFVVMVLVTGYPILQAVWNSFFAYRLTDPDNRHFVGLNNYLVSLTDQVFWSAMWMTILVTVITVVVELVLGFIIALTMHRIVMPRRTLRTLVLIPYSIITVVSGFTWLYAFSTGTGFVNQWIQWMPGIDASYNWFGGFWSSLFVISLSEIWKTTPFMSLLLLAGLAQVDTSMEEAAKVDGASWLQTLIKVILPSMKAAVMVALLFRTLDAFRIFDNIFIMTGGANDTSSLSMLIYRQTIDRTEIGLGSALSVILFLCVLVIAAVFVKAFKVDLAEGRG
- a CDS encoding extracellular solute-binding protein is translated as METRRGRRVAFAAAVATAVALGVSACGGGSSASGNTQVTWWINPDGGGSDPEGGGQVQLAKECTDKADGAYTIDFQQLPNSASDQRQQLLRRLASSDEGVDIMSIDPVFVAEFAEAGFLAEVPTDLKSEFTEGVVPPAVTNANWKDTMYAAPFWANTQLLWYRKSVAKEAGLDMSKPVTWDQLIEAAKKTDSQIGVQASRYEGYMVWINALVEGAGEHIVQNPGAPGEELEFGLDTEGGKEAAAVIQKLADAKVGGPALGSTDETTSLDMFQNEQAGFMLNWPYVYAALKGAEVDWIDDLAWTRYPQTVQGEESKPPLGGIEMGVNAASDDKDAAWDAVACLTSAESQKTYMLGTGNPAARTEVYDDSEIREQFPMADQIRNSLADSGPRPLTQYYGDVSSGIQRVYSPPGSVDPDTTPQRAESLLQAVLKGDALL
- a CDS encoding beta-class carbonic anhydrase, whose amino-acid sequence is MPATASAPEDFADLLSANQTFSEHFELSGFDGIAHAGVAIVTCMDSRIDPLGMLGLKPGDAKIFRNPGGRVTSAALEALVLGVHLLKVERILIIPHTRCAMGSATEDEFRAKVGASAGQDASWQGFHVVHDQVDALRQDVAGVRTHPLIGERAKVGGFVYDVDTGLLNQKF
- a CDS encoding Glu/Leu/Phe/Val dehydrogenase; the encoded protein is MTTVTTPTPTSDGIAEPWASEQTITCRDERTGLRAIIAIDDTTLGPGFGGVRYRAYPSTTAAAREAQRLAAAMTLKHALAELPYGGGKSVVMLDGEAPAPGSPQRRALFARFGEMIARTAGTYIPGVDMGTLLEDMQAIRDEGGARAFCDEVSPSPFTARGVHAAMRAAAVHHHGEGGLAGAQVVVQGVGSVGAEVARLAHADGARVTVADVDTARAEALADELGGAAIDPEQAPFHPADVFSPCAVARVVTRDNVARIPARIIAGAANDTLDEPGCAQALREAGVTFVPDFVANAGGVVQVHGGVSGWSEGETLAAVDRIGERVGELLATAQTQEITPLAAALQRASAALGRQVVA